In the Grimontia kaedaensis genome, one interval contains:
- the nirD gene encoding nitrite reductase small subunit NirD, producing the protein MSQWQTICEKSDLVKNTGVCALLEDKQVAVFLCGRTDSLYAVDNYDPIGKANVLSRGMIGSIGDKTVIASPLYKQHFCLDSGICLEDENVSITTYPVRCHEGAVQLSLV; encoded by the coding sequence ATGAGCCAGTGGCAAACCATTTGTGAAAAGTCTGACTTGGTCAAAAACACCGGCGTGTGCGCGTTGTTGGAAGACAAGCAGGTGGCGGTATTTCTTTGTGGCCGAACAGACTCGCTATATGCCGTTGATAATTATGATCCAATCGGCAAAGCGAATGTGCTTTCTCGCGGAATGATCGGCTCGATAGGTGACAAAACAGTGATCGCCTCACCGCTCTATAAACAGCATTTTTGCTTGGATAGCGGTATTTGTCTGGAAGACGAAAACGTATCGATCACGACCTACCCAGTCCGTTGTCATGAAGGTGCTGTGCAACTGAGTCTGGTTTAA
- a CDS encoding NarK family nitrate/nitrite MFS transporter has translation MSSSDKFNIFSFTGKMKILHLSWFAFFITFVVWFNFAPLLQSVKESLGLTTAEIKTLLILNVAFTIPARVLIGMLTDKYGPRLIYSLLLAICSIPCFVFALSDSFVQAAIARFALGLIGAGFVIGIRLVSEWFPHNELGTAEGIYGGWGNFGSAAAAFTLPTVAVMFGGEDGWRYAMGITGLMSLAFSFVFYRNVTDTPKGATYYKPKNGGAMEVTSKGDFYLLLFMKTPMYGALALLAWKLSPSGIGMFSDTAVYGIYAVLAGIYLFDASQVWKVNKHVFKEEVPEIHRYQFKQVAVLNVLYFATFGSELAVVSMLPLFFSETFELTPVVAGMVASAYAFMNLMSRPGGGWLSDKFGRKPTLLILTAGLALGYFVMGQVDSAWPVWLAVVAAMGCSFFVQSGEGAVFAAVPLIKRRMTGQIAGMTGAYGNVGAVTYLTILSLVDYSTFFYIIAGTAVLGFVTLLFMEEPSGQIAEVNDDGSITMIDVAKA, from the coding sequence ATGTCATCTAGTGACAAGTTCAATATATTTTCCTTTACCGGAAAAATGAAAATTCTCCATTTAAGTTGGTTCGCGTTCTTTATTACCTTTGTGGTGTGGTTTAACTTTGCGCCATTGCTGCAATCAGTAAAAGAATCGCTCGGATTAACGACCGCAGAAATTAAAACTCTGCTTATTCTCAACGTTGCTTTTACCATTCCAGCGCGTGTTTTAATCGGTATGCTCACGGATAAATATGGCCCGCGGCTAATCTACTCCTTACTACTCGCTATCTGTTCTATCCCTTGTTTTGTTTTCGCCCTCTCAGATAGCTTCGTTCAGGCTGCCATTGCCCGTTTCGCCCTGGGTCTCATCGGTGCAGGTTTTGTTATCGGCATCCGTCTGGTATCTGAGTGGTTCCCACACAATGAACTGGGCACTGCAGAAGGTATCTATGGTGGTTGGGGTAACTTCGGCTCAGCAGCCGCTGCATTCACCCTGCCAACCGTGGCTGTGATGTTCGGTGGTGAAGATGGCTGGCGTTACGCTATGGGTATCACCGGTTTGATGAGCCTGGCTTTCTCCTTCGTGTTTTATCGTAACGTGACGGACACGCCAAAAGGTGCAACCTACTACAAACCAAAGAATGGCGGTGCAATGGAAGTCACCTCAAAGGGTGATTTCTACCTGCTGCTATTCATGAAAACCCCAATGTATGGCGCACTGGCACTGTTGGCTTGGAAACTTTCGCCAAGCGGTATCGGCATGTTCTCAGATACAGCCGTATACGGCATCTATGCGGTACTTGCGGGCATCTACCTGTTTGATGCTTCCCAAGTGTGGAAAGTGAACAAGCACGTCTTTAAAGAAGAGGTGCCGGAAATTCACCGCTACCAATTTAAGCAGGTTGCTGTGCTTAATGTGCTGTACTTTGCGACCTTTGGTTCTGAGTTGGCTGTGGTTTCAATGTTGCCATTGTTCTTCTCTGAAACCTTTGAACTGACCCCTGTAGTGGCGGGTATGGTGGCATCCGCTTATGCATTTATGAACCTGATGTCACGTCCTGGTGGCGGCTGGTTGTCTGATAAATTCGGCCGTAAACCAACACTGCTTATCCTCACTGCGGGTCTGGCATTGGGTTACTTCGTGATGGGTCAAGTCGACAGCGCGTGGCCAGTTTGGCTGGCGGTTGTAGCGGCAATGGGCTGTTCGTTCTTTGTACAATCCGGTGAAGGTGCAGTATTTGCGGCCGTGCCACTGATCAAGCGTCGTATGACGGGCCAAATCGCAGGCATGACAGGTGCTTATGGTAACGTGGGTGCAGTGACTTATCTGACGATATTGTCGCTGGTTGATTACAGCACTTTCTTCTACATCATTGCAGGCACCGCGGTTCTTGGCTTTGTGACGCTACTCTTTATGGAAGAGCCGTCAGGCCAGATCGCTGAAGTGAATGATGATGGTTCAATCACCATGATTGATGTGGCGAAAGCATAA
- a CDS encoding bifunctional protein-serine/threonine kinase/phosphatase, whose protein sequence is MKPEFHEQAASYGAAGTENGETQEAASRLIVRAGGSSVAGRKPPNQDAFAVYLPKKASELKHKGVVAAIADGVSTSEVSQKASEMGVTEFVNNYLDTPITWPVKDAAGKVMKSLNYWLYHHGQQAGTQASAMVAAFCSVIVKSNTAHVFHVGDCRVYLWRQHRLTQITQDHRHYQSKTQHHLTRALGIDSHLNVDYQPVALERGDLLFLATDGIHDTMTEREIAQRLYASDTTSDLEHLAASFVDDAYKLGSDDNITCLLLAVDSLPAATYGEALRDLSERKIPPVLKEGQKIDHYTVARVLYSGSRSHIYLTRSDLDGRQYVLKMPSLNFADDAVYLAGFIREGWIGEQVKSHGVMKIHPPSSYSPYLYHVCDYIEGVTLRQWMIDNPTPTLTQVRTLAKGAIRAVRVLQRLSVVHRDIKPDNLMVDKDMNVTLIDYGTAQSAGLEELMGSEEEGYPVGDLNYAAPEYLKGNKANFSSDLFSLGMTVYELLTGHLPYKAVNTSNPRAANRQNYVPATVYCPAVPDWFDEALKKACHPIPKARYQALSEFEQDLMKPNPTFKSSNENRPLLESDPLRFWKGLSLILFLIVLVQFIFLIG, encoded by the coding sequence ATGAAACCAGAGTTTCATGAACAGGCAGCGTCGTATGGCGCTGCCGGCACTGAAAACGGGGAGACGCAGGAAGCGGCTTCCCGTTTGATCGTTCGTGCTGGTGGCAGCTCTGTTGCAGGGCGCAAGCCACCTAATCAGGACGCTTTTGCTGTTTACTTGCCCAAAAAGGCAAGTGAGCTGAAACACAAAGGTGTAGTAGCGGCGATAGCGGATGGTGTCAGCACCAGTGAAGTTAGTCAGAAAGCCAGTGAAATGGGCGTGACTGAATTCGTCAACAACTACCTTGATACGCCAATTACCTGGCCAGTGAAAGATGCCGCTGGAAAGGTGATGAAATCTCTCAATTACTGGCTTTACCATCATGGACAACAAGCGGGCACGCAAGCCAGTGCCATGGTGGCGGCTTTTTGCTCGGTGATTGTGAAATCGAATACCGCCCATGTTTTTCATGTCGGCGATTGCCGCGTCTACCTTTGGCGTCAGCACAGACTGACCCAGATTACGCAGGATCATCGACACTACCAAAGTAAAACTCAACACCACTTAACCCGCGCGCTGGGTATTGATAGCCACTTGAATGTGGATTATCAGCCCGTTGCACTAGAGCGTGGTGATCTGTTGTTTCTGGCGACAGATGGCATTCATGACACCATGACAGAGCGGGAAATCGCCCAGCGTCTTTACGCTTCCGATACCACGTCTGATCTCGAACACTTAGCGGCATCGTTTGTTGATGATGCTTATAAGTTGGGCAGCGATGACAACATCACATGCCTGTTGTTGGCTGTCGATTCGCTTCCCGCTGCAACCTATGGCGAAGCGCTTCGCGATTTATCAGAAAGAAAAATTCCGCCTGTTTTGAAAGAAGGACAGAAGATTGACCACTACACAGTAGCGAGGGTGCTTTACAGCGGAAGCCGGAGCCATATCTATCTTACGCGCAGTGATCTGGATGGTCGTCAGTATGTATTGAAAATGCCATCGCTCAACTTTGCGGATGATGCGGTTTATCTTGCGGGCTTTATACGGGAAGGGTGGATTGGTGAACAGGTGAAATCACACGGTGTGATGAAGATTCATCCGCCATCGAGTTATTCGCCATACCTCTATCATGTCTGCGATTACATCGAAGGTGTCACACTCAGACAATGGATGATCGATAATCCAACGCCGACGCTCACTCAGGTTCGTACGCTGGCAAAAGGAGCTATTCGAGCGGTTCGGGTGCTTCAACGTCTTTCGGTGGTTCATCGCGACATCAAACCGGACAATCTCATGGTCGACAAAGATATGAATGTGACTTTGATTGACTACGGCACTGCGCAATCAGCAGGCTTGGAAGAGCTAATGGGTAGTGAGGAAGAAGGGTATCCAGTCGGTGACTTAAACTACGCGGCACCGGAATACCTCAAAGGCAACAAAGCCAATTTCTCTTCTGACTTATTTTCATTAGGTATGACAGTTTATGAGCTTTTGACCGGACATTTGCCTTACAAAGCTGTGAATACCTCCAACCCCAGAGCGGCAAACCGTCAAAACTATGTGCCAGCAACGGTCTATTGTCCTGCTGTGCCGGATTGGTTTGATGAAGCACTCAAAAAAGCCTGTCATCCGATCCCGAAAGCTCGCTATCAGGCGCTCTCTGAATTTGAACAGGATTTGATGAAGCCAAATCCTACGTTTAAATCTTCTAATGAAAACAGGCCGCTTTTAGAAAGCGACCCGTTGCGTTTCTGGAAAGGGCTAAGCCTTATCCTGTTCTTGATTGTTCTGGTGCAGTTTATTTTTCTTATTGGTTAG
- a CDS encoding thioredoxin family protein: MSIRATETGFNPEYSEDAPSFEDVTDQKGVSILEFGAPWCGHCQAAEPALKAVLESAPFPHTKVYDGKGKPLGRAFKVKLWPTLILLQDGLEIDRIVRPIHEDEVEDLISQAS, encoded by the coding sequence ATGTCTATACGCGCCACAGAAACAGGCTTCAATCCCGAATACAGCGAAGACGCCCCCTCTTTTGAAGATGTCACCGACCAGAAGGGTGTGTCTATTTTAGAGTTTGGTGCACCATGGTGTGGGCACTGCCAGGCAGCTGAACCCGCATTAAAGGCCGTGTTGGAATCAGCCCCCTTCCCTCACACCAAAGTTTATGACGGCAAGGGCAAGCCTTTAGGTCGAGCCTTTAAAGTGAAGCTCTGGCCAACACTGATCCTGCTCCAAGATGGATTGGAAATAGACAGAATTGTTCGCCCAATTCATGAAGATGAAGTCGAAGATTTGATTTCACAGGCGAGCTAA
- a CDS encoding Gfo/Idh/MocA family protein has protein sequence MSKAYKKLGRRLRLGVIGGGPASFIGSIHRSSATMHEEFDVVAGVFSSNPERSIAAGRSMGIARPYGDPDALFAGEAAADEPIDALAIMTPNNSHYELSCRALDAGFNVFCEKPLTMTEDESADLVKRVKASGKRYCVAYGYSGYAMVRQAREMVAQGVIGDITMVQSNYVQGHLAELTESELAGSNWHMKPELAGPSLILGDIATHSYHLTSYVAGMEASSLSADVTALVDGRTADDYCGILLRYPNNARGIFWVTQAAAGGVHGLSFTIYGTKGGLEWHQEQPNELTVRPIDKPAYVLTKGGKGLSGAGERVSHVAIGHPEGYREAFANLYYDFASNIVDDLTGETPEPLSLWNPTVQDGAYGMAFVYAAVRSRDNDGEWEPLRDLT, from the coding sequence ATGAGCAAGGCGTATAAAAAGCTCGGACGGCGTTTAAGACTTGGCGTGATAGGCGGCGGGCCAGCTTCCTTTATTGGTTCCATTCACCGATCATCTGCCACCATGCATGAAGAGTTTGATGTTGTCGCGGGTGTGTTTTCCTCAAACCCGGAGCGCTCAATTGCTGCTGGCAGATCCATGGGTATCGCACGCCCTTATGGCGACCCGGATGCCTTGTTCGCCGGAGAAGCTGCCGCGGATGAACCCATAGATGCACTCGCTATCATGACACCCAACAACAGTCACTATGAACTGTCATGCCGCGCATTAGACGCAGGCTTCAACGTGTTCTGCGAAAAACCTCTGACCATGACCGAAGATGAATCTGCTGACCTGGTGAAGCGTGTTAAAGCGTCGGGTAAACGTTACTGCGTCGCCTACGGCTACAGCGGTTATGCCATGGTGCGTCAAGCGCGTGAAATGGTAGCACAGGGTGTGATCGGTGACATCACAATGGTGCAAAGTAATTACGTTCAGGGGCACTTGGCAGAGCTGACAGAATCTGAGCTTGCTGGCTCTAACTGGCATATGAAGCCAGAGCTTGCTGGCCCTTCCTTGATTCTTGGCGATATCGCGACGCATAGCTATCACTTGACCAGCTACGTTGCTGGCATGGAAGCCAGTTCATTGAGCGCCGATGTGACGGCATTGGTCGATGGACGCACGGCAGATGATTACTGCGGCATATTGCTTCGCTACCCCAATAACGCACGCGGCATCTTCTGGGTCACACAAGCCGCAGCCGGCGGTGTTCATGGTTTGAGCTTTACCATTTATGGCACCAAAGGCGGCTTGGAATGGCATCAGGAGCAACCTAATGAGCTAACAGTCCGCCCTATCGATAAGCCTGCTTATGTGCTGACAAAAGGTGGTAAAGGTCTTTCAGGTGCGGGAGAGCGTGTTTCCCATGTCGCTATCGGTCATCCGGAGGGCTATCGCGAGGCATTTGCCAACCTCTACTACGACTTTGCCTCCAACATCGTTGATGATCTGACTGGCGAAACCCCAGAACCATTGAGCCTCTGGAACCCAACCGTTCAAGACGGCGCATACGGTATGGCATTTGTTTATGCAGCAGTTCGATCACGCGACAACGACGGTGAGTGGGAACCCCTTCGAGACCTCACTTAG
- a CDS encoding class II fructose-bisphosphate aldolase: protein MLVTLNDLMPEAASSQGAVPCCNVFGIEEAQAIIAAAEELNLPVILAVNKDMVDLAGVESMAGMLLPMAHVSSVPVVVHLDHCYDEAIVYRAIHAGFSSVMFDGSQLPLEENIRRTRAVADAAHAVGVSVEGELGSVPYQEGRDHIKSEFTDPEEARIYAEQSGIDVLAVSVGNVHRMTEAGSPINFPLLDKIEAATRLPLVIHGTTGITEADLRELKTRRIGKFNVGTTLRMAFGNAIREAMAEEPNKFDKQYFAGKAVPALKQEAMRVLTLLAVDKE from the coding sequence ATGCTAGTTACCCTGAACGACCTTATGCCGGAAGCCGCGTCGTCCCAAGGCGCGGTGCCTTGTTGTAACGTGTTTGGTATTGAAGAAGCGCAGGCGATTATCGCCGCCGCTGAGGAACTGAACCTACCCGTGATCCTCGCCGTGAATAAAGACATGGTGGATCTCGCCGGTGTGGAATCCATGGCGGGCATGCTGCTCCCCATGGCACATGTCAGCTCTGTACCTGTGGTGGTTCACCTCGATCATTGCTATGACGAAGCCATCGTGTACCGCGCCATTCACGCCGGATTCAGTTCGGTGATGTTTGATGGTTCACAATTACCTCTCGAAGAAAATATCCGCCGGACAAGAGCGGTGGCTGATGCGGCCCATGCTGTTGGTGTTTCCGTTGAAGGTGAACTTGGCTCTGTGCCTTATCAGGAAGGTCGCGACCACATCAAATCCGAATTTACCGACCCGGAAGAAGCACGTATTTACGCCGAGCAAAGCGGTATTGATGTGCTTGCGGTTTCAGTCGGTAATGTCCATCGCATGACAGAAGCGGGAAGCCCAATTAATTTCCCCCTGCTTGATAAGATCGAAGCGGCCACCAGATTACCTCTGGTGATTCACGGCACCACAGGTATCACTGAAGCTGATCTTCGCGAACTCAAAACCCGCCGAATCGGTAAATTCAACGTGGGAACGACACTTAGAATGGCCTTTGGTAACGCAATTCGTGAAGCCATGGCTGAAGAACCGAATAAATTTGATAAACAATATTTCGCGGGCAAAGCCGTGCCTGCACTGAAGCAAGAAGCCATGCGAGTGCTCACGCTCCTGGCAGTAGACAAGGAGTGA
- a CDS encoding 5-deoxy-glucuronate isomerase: MGKHIAPFDNRNEPVIGIDDDTTPLCYFNPVKLASGEQYSYQLNEYESAVVLAGGTCDITVDGETFSSIGKRASVWDGDPAAVYVPVGSQATITCVSENADVLIAGGRYEPEENSEKLTPFAIQPEDTDKVQYGSDDTKTHRKIKHILGQKNAGQRGRLLVSELFTVGAGGWSGFPPHKHDEERPPQETRYEEVYQFRFNPGHGFGAQFLYEHENDYGPVYHVRTGSVIAIDKGYHPSVAAPGYEMYYFTIIVGEKSKSLVQYFDPHHEYQVHTIPGIKDMVAKFK; encoded by the coding sequence ATGGGAAAACACATAGCGCCATTTGATAACCGTAACGAGCCAGTTATCGGTATCGATGACGACACCACACCCCTCTGCTATTTCAACCCGGTCAAATTGGCTTCGGGCGAGCAGTACAGCTACCAACTTAACGAATACGAATCAGCCGTGGTCTTGGCCGGAGGCACCTGCGATATCACCGTGGATGGTGAAACATTCAGCAGCATAGGCAAACGTGCGTCAGTTTGGGACGGTGATCCCGCCGCTGTCTATGTGCCTGTAGGTAGTCAAGCTACCATTACCTGTGTTTCAGAGAATGCCGATGTATTGATAGCCGGAGGACGTTATGAGCCGGAAGAAAACAGCGAGAAACTCACCCCATTCGCTATCCAGCCCGAAGACACAGACAAAGTGCAATACGGCAGCGATGACACTAAAACACACAGAAAAATCAAACATATCCTCGGACAGAAAAACGCAGGCCAACGCGGGCGATTGCTCGTCAGCGAGCTGTTTACTGTCGGCGCAGGAGGTTGGTCAGGATTTCCTCCCCACAAACATGATGAAGAACGGCCGCCGCAAGAAACGCGTTACGAAGAGGTGTACCAGTTCAGATTCAATCCGGGTCACGGGTTTGGGGCACAATTCCTATATGAGCACGAAAACGACTATGGACCTGTCTACCACGTCAGAACCGGAAGCGTCATCGCTATAGACAAAGGCTATCACCCTTCCGTCGCCGCTCCGGGTTATGAGATGTATTACTTCACCATCATTGTGGGTGAAAAGAGTAAGTCTCTCGTGCAGTACTTCGACCCTCATCATGAGTATCAGGTACACACGATTCCCGGCATCAAGGACATGGTCGCCAAGTTCAAGTAA
- the iolC gene encoding 5-dehydro-2-deoxygluconokinase produces the protein MTDFIHLSDWQANRDRTIDVVCLGRAGVDFYGNTDGADFNAESSFKKCVGGSPANVAIGLAELGAKAGFISCLTDDAQGRYVRHYMENKGVNLDGITTLTGEYRTSLAVAELRPEPEVVIYRNNAADLALCVEHIDSSYLSNARCLFVSGTALSSSPSREATFCAMQMAQLSGTLVVLDLDYRPYSWAFPEDPPHFYRLAASFCDVVIGNREEFEVMGIPHDVEDSHVSAASELLSGSTELVIVKGGAEGCDVFGLDSDNNLASLSQPIFKVEARKPYGAGDAFAAGLLFGLLNQYCLQDAVAMGAANAAINVTGDTCADAMSSLAPLQAFMRSRDYHFADDK, from the coding sequence ATGACTGATTTCATCCACCTTTCAGATTGGCAGGCCAACAGGGACCGTACGATAGACGTGGTTTGTCTGGGCCGCGCTGGGGTCGACTTCTACGGCAATACGGACGGTGCAGACTTCAACGCTGAATCCAGCTTCAAAAAATGCGTCGGCGGATCGCCTGCGAATGTAGCGATTGGTCTTGCGGAACTTGGCGCCAAAGCAGGCTTTATTTCCTGTCTGACGGATGATGCCCAGGGGCGTTATGTCCGTCACTACATGGAAAACAAAGGCGTGAACCTTGACGGCATCACGACGCTGACCGGCGAATACCGCACCAGCCTTGCTGTGGCAGAGCTGCGCCCAGAACCAGAGGTGGTGATTTACCGCAATAACGCGGCTGACCTTGCGCTCTGTGTTGAACACATAGACAGCAGCTACCTCAGCAACGCCCGGTGTCTGTTTGTTTCAGGTACCGCCCTCTCTTCAAGTCCTTCTCGTGAGGCAACGTTCTGCGCGATGCAAATGGCACAACTGTCAGGCACCTTAGTCGTACTGGACTTGGATTACCGTCCTTACTCGTGGGCCTTTCCTGAGGATCCACCGCACTTCTACCGTCTTGCCGCTTCTTTCTGCGACGTGGTAATTGGTAATCGCGAAGAGTTCGAGGTGATGGGCATTCCGCATGACGTTGAAGACAGCCATGTCAGTGCGGCATCAGAGCTGTTAAGTGGCAGTACAGAGCTGGTCATAGTAAAAGGCGGCGCTGAAGGGTGTGATGTCTTTGGGTTAGATAGCGATAACAATCTCGCCAGCCTATCCCAACCTATATTCAAAGTGGAAGCGCGCAAACCTTACGGTGCTGGTGATGCTTTTGCTGCCGGCCTGCTTTTTGGTCTGCTAAATCAATATTGTCTACAAGACGCTGTGGCGATGGGGGCAGCCAATGCTGCCATTAATGTCACGGGCGATACCTGCGCAGATGCGATGTCTTCTCTCGCACCACTTCAGGCGTTCATGCGCAGCCGGGACTATCACTTCGCTGATGATAAGTGA
- a CDS encoding Gfo/Idh/MocA family protein translates to MFNEEFQLDAPIRWGMVGGGRGSEIGYSHRAAAQRDRLFTFVAAALDLDAERGRDFGTKLGLAPERCYPDYKTLFTEEAKREDGIQAVSIATPNSTHYEIAKAALEAGLHVICEKPATIHVEDALELKALAEKQNKMLAVMYGYTGFQMVHQAREMVRRGDIGAVRVIQMSFAHGFHNTEIEKNSPGAKWRMNPEVSGPSFIIGDCGTHPFYMAGMITGLKVKSLMCSRQSFIESRAPLEDNAHVVFQFEGGAVGTLWASAINSGSMHQQKVRIVGEKASLEWWDEYPNQLRYEVQGEPVRILERGMGYLHNDDPGVSANRQGGGHAEGFFESWANLYHRYALAIDAYNRNDKAFLESHWYPDIDGGIDGVKMVNACVKSADNGAVWVDYD, encoded by the coding sequence ATGTTTAACGAAGAATTCCAGCTAGATGCACCGATCCGTTGGGGAATGGTTGGTGGCGGCCGCGGTAGCGAGATTGGTTACTCGCACCGCGCTGCTGCCCAGCGTGACCGTCTGTTTACTTTTGTTGCAGCAGCACTGGATTTGGATGCAGAACGTGGACGCGACTTCGGGACCAAGCTGGGTCTTGCTCCCGAGCGCTGCTATCCCGACTACAAAACTCTGTTTACAGAAGAAGCCAAGCGCGAAGATGGGATTCAGGCTGTGTCTATCGCCACGCCGAACTCTACCCACTATGAAATTGCCAAAGCGGCGCTGGAAGCGGGTTTGCACGTCATTTGTGAAAAGCCCGCTACCATTCACGTTGAAGATGCACTTGAACTGAAAGCCTTGGCAGAAAAGCAAAACAAGATGCTGGCGGTGATGTATGGCTACACCGGATTCCAGATGGTCCATCAGGCGCGCGAAATGGTGCGTCGCGGTGACATCGGTGCTGTGCGTGTTATTCAGATGTCTTTCGCCCACGGTTTCCACAACACCGAGATTGAGAAAAACAGCCCGGGCGCAAAATGGCGCATGAACCCGGAGGTATCCGGACCAAGTTTCATCATTGGTGATTGCGGTACGCATCCGTTTTACATGGCGGGCATGATCACGGGGCTGAAAGTGAAGTCCCTGATGTGTTCGCGCCAGAGCTTTATCGAATCCCGCGCGCCATTGGAAGACAACGCCCATGTGGTGTTCCAATTTGAAGGTGGAGCGGTCGGCACACTGTGGGCAAGCGCCATCAACAGCGGCTCAATGCATCAGCAGAAAGTCCGCATTGTCGGCGAGAAAGCCAGCCTCGAATGGTGGGATGAATATCCAAACCAGCTTCGATATGAAGTTCAGGGGGAACCCGTCCGTATTCTTGAGCGTGGGATGGGCTACCTGCACAACGACGATCCTGGCGTTTCAGCTAATCGTCAAGGCGGTGGTCATGCTGAAGGTTTCTTCGAGTCCTGGGCAAACCTTTATCACCGCTACGCACTCGCGATTGATGCCTACAACCGCAATGACAAAGCCTTCCTTGAAAGCCATTGGTACCCAGATATCGACGGCGGTATCGATGGTGTGAAGATGGTGAATGCCTGTGTGAAATCGGCCGATAACGGTGCTGTTTGGGTGGACTATGACTGA